A region of the Drosophila suzukii unplaced genomic scaffold, CBGP_Dsuzu_IsoJpt1.0 scf_13, whole genome shotgun sequence genome:
cgttttatttcccAATTTGAGTGGACTGCAtttcaattattaaatttgTCACATTGTTTGTGTGTCCGATGCGTTCTGTTGTAGTTACAAGGCAAACAAAAAGGCATATGTAGTCCTTAGCTTTTCGGGGATTGCGCCCTCTCCTTTCTTTTAGTATAAATGGACCAGCATAGTCACAGACTGAGTGCTGGAAGGGTAAAGCTTCTGTTATACGGATGCATGGTAGATCGGCCATGAATTGGTGCTCCGTGAGTTTACGTTGGTGGAAACAATTGATGCAGTTGCGAACCAGATTCCTTATCAGGTTGCGCGCACCAAAGATCCAGTACTTTTGACGACCAATTAAAATTATTCTTGTGATGCGGTTCGACTTCGGAAGCAGTAAAGGGTTTTTAACATCAGCTGGTAATTGTGAGTTGTCCAGTCGTCCACCAACTCGAAGAAGGCCATCCTTGCAGATAACCCTCGAGAGCTTCACCAACTGGGAGCGGCTGTGAAGTGGCTTGTTTTCCGTAAGTAGTTTACGGTCTTCCATGAAACATTTCTGAGCCTCTTGCAGGCAAAGAATGCCAGCAGCCTGAATCTCCTCAAGGGTGAGCAtcttgccctttgccagcgtAGCAGATTTATTGGCCTTGATCTTTTGGATGAACGCGTACCAGCTTTTCACGCGGTGACAATGAGCAGCTTTCCTGTGCGGCTAATGCGGTGGTCGTCACTTCTTCTTTGCCATGGTTTTCTGAAAGGGAAGAATCTAACTTTTTACAGCTCAACTTTACCTCTAGCATTTCTGGATCTTGCAGCCATTAAAGGTCCCATCCAAACATTCCTCGTGCGGATTCTCCTTTGTGTTTACATGATGCCATGCGTTGCGCGGTAAGGCCTCGAGCATTTCTGAGGTTCTATTGTCTACAAATGTTTTAAGATTAGATGGTGGATGTGAAAGCCAAGCCAAGACTATGGTTGAGTCACACCATGCATATACTTAAATGTCCTTGTGTTGCAGTGCAGACTTGACTGATGAGAACAATCGGCTCAGTAGCAAAGCGCCAGAGACTGCTGCTTCAGCGGATCAAATCTGGTTATTCTTGAGTGAAACAGATACGGTGCCATCTGCTCGCACCACTCTGCTATAGATGACTCCGGAATATGCCTTGATGGATGCATCTGAAAAGCCATGCAGTTCGATGTGATCTTCATTGTTTTGGACAAACCGTGGCAGGCGTAGATCTCGAAAGATGTGCAGGTCGTTACGGCATTTATTCCACCAGTCCGCAATTTTCGGAGGAAGCTCCGTGTCCCAGTCCAGATCGAGTAGCCACAGTTCTTGGATCAGAATACCCAGTGGGTCAAAAATGCGTGCCACATCTGACAGCACTTGGCGTTTGGTGTTGTGCGAAGTTGTTGTAAGGCAAACTTTGTAGTATAACAATCCTCTTCTGGATCCCAATGAATGCTAAAAACTTTTGCTGTAGAATTTGATCCTTTGCCTTGTTCTTCGGTTGTAGCGAGAGATCTGTTAGCGACACGTGATGAATTGGAAACCAAGTTCCATGCCTGCACATTTCATCAACTGGATCAACTCATTTTGATTGCGAATGAGCTCCTCCTCGGTATGTGGTTCGGTCAGTACGTCGTCTACATAAAACTGCTCCTTTAAGATCTTTGCAGTGCGCAGGATGAGCCGTAGGGTACTGTGGACAGATCACACAAGAAAGGTACGTGCCCACGTACTCAGCAAAATTACCTCCACGTTGGCCAGATACGATATCGCCGCCTCAGCACTCAAGGCTTTCGCTGGCTTTAAGCTTTCGAATTCTGACTGTCAGTCGTTGGCGCCAGTTGATATACTCCTGGGCAGCGACTACGTTTGGACCGTGTTCACCGGTCAAAAGATGTTCGACAACTAGGGCAACATCATCGCCATTTCGACCATTTTTGGATGGTTTATAACATCTATCGTTACTACCGGATGTTCAtctacaacaacaatgcaTACGGCTATTGACATTGACGCATCGCTACGGCGCTTTTGGGAGCTGGAGGATGTCAACCAGGAATTCCATGGGAAACCGGAGGACGATGAAGTTGAACAGCACTTTGTGAAGACGCACACTCGGAACTCTAAGGGGCGTTACAACGTCGAACTTCCGTTCAAAAACTCCAAGGAACAGTTTTCGGATACTTTACAGAGAGCGCTAACAAGATTCAGGGGTGTAGAGCGCCGCCTAAAGAAAGACCCCAATTTGCATTCACAGTACGTGCAATTTATGCGAGATTATCTTCAGTTGGGCCACATGCGAGAACTGTCGCCAGAAGACATTGACAAAAAGCCGAACTATTACTTGCCACATCATCCTGTAATTGCCCAAAAACTACGGGTCGTATTTGATGGCTCATTCAAGGACACGAATGGACGGTCCTTAAACGAAACTCTGCACATTGGACCCAGCATTCTACGAAACCTTTTCTCGATTTGTATGCGTTTCAGAATGTTCAAGTTCGTCTTCTCAGCAAACATTGTCGAAATGTATCGACAAAGCTGGGTGGCTGCCAACCATTGTGGCTATCAGCGAATTGTTTGGAGAGAAGATGAAACGAATCCTATTAAACACTCATCCTGCGCACCATTTTTGGCAGTGAGGGTCCTGGATCAGTTAGCTCACGACCATCAACACGACTTTCCTACCGCTGCAAAGATCTTGAAGGAGCAGTTTTAAGTAGACGAGTTGAAAAGAGTTGAACCAGTTGATGAAATGTGCAGGCATGGAACTTGGTAAATTGGTTTCCAATTTATCACGTGTCGCTAACAGATCTCTCGCTACAACCGAAGTACAAGGCAAAGGAATTCTACGTCAAAAGTTCTTGGCATTCATTGGGATCCAGAAGAGGATATGCTATCCTACAAAGTTTGCCTTACAACAAATCCTCACAACACCAAACGCCTAGTGCTGTCAGATGTGGCACGCATTTTTGACCCACATGGTATTCTGATCCAAGAACTTCCTCCGAAAGTTGCGGACTGGTGGAATAAATGCGTTAACGACCTACACATCTTTCGAGATCTACGCCTGCCACGGTTTGTCCAAAACAATGAAGATCACATCGAACTGCATGGATTTTCAGATGCATCCATCAAGGCATATTCTATAGCAGACTGGTGCGAGCAGACGTCACCGTATCTATTTCACTCGTAGCAAGAATAACCAGATTTGATCTGCTGAAGCAGCAGTCTCTACCGCGTCTCTGTGGCGCTTTTCTACTGAGCCGATTGTTCTCATCAGTCAAGGCAGCACTACAACACAAGGACATTTAAGTATACGCAAGGTGTGACTCAACCATAGGCTTGGCTTGGCTTTCACGTCCACCAtctaattttaaaacatttgtaGACAATAGAACCTCAGAAATGCTCGAGGCCTTACCAACGCATGGCCGGAGAATCCGGCGGGCTGCGCCACACGAGGAATGCTTGCTTCGGACCTTCTACAATTCGACTTATGGTGGATAGACCTTCATGGCTGCAAGATCCAGAAATGGTAGCGGTAAAGTTGAGCTGTAAAAAGTTAGATTCTTCCCTTTCAGAAAACCATGGCAAAGAAGAAGTGAAGACCACCGCATTAGCCGCACGGGAAAACTGCTCATTGTCACCGATCGAAGCTTTGTCTCAACGCGTCTCGTCCTGGACAAAACTGGTGCGTTTTGTAGCTTACGCCTTACGCTTCAAAGGGCAAGATGCTCACCCTTGAGGAGATTCAGGCTGCTCGCATTCTTTGCCTGCAAGAGGCTCAGAAATGTTTCATGGAAGACCGTAAACTACTTACGGAAAACAAGCCACTTCACAGCCGCTCCCAGTTGGTGAAGCTCTCGCCGGTTATGTGCAAAAATTGCCTTCTTCGAGTTGGTGGACGACCAGCTGATGTAAAACACCCTATACTGCTTCCGAAGTCGAACCGCATCACAAGaatgattttaattgttcGTCAAAAGTACTGGATCTTTGGTGCGCGCAACCTGATAAGCAATCTGGTTCGCAACTGCATTAAATGTTTCCGCCAACTTAATCTCACGGAGCACCAATTCATGGCCGATCTACCATGCATCCGTATAACAGAAGCTTTACCCTTCCAGCACTCAGTCTGTGACTACGCTGGTCCATTTATACTGAAAAAAAAGGAGAGGGCGCAATCCCCGAAAAGCTAAGGACTACATATGCCTTTTTGTTTGCCTTGTAACCTCAACAATACATTTGGAACTGGCAACCGATCATGTCCCTTCGAGGAAAATGCTCACAGATCTTCAGATCTTGGCTCCAAACGGGCACTAGATGAGATGCAGCAATTTTTATCTTCGCAGGAGCATCAATGCAATCTAACACAATCGCTGGCCAATGATGGAATTAAGTGGAGTTTTATACCTCTCCATTCGCCACATTGGGGAGGGAAGTGGGAGTCATCAGTACGTTCCGTTAAACTACATCTGCGTCGAGTTGTGGGAAAAACTGTTCTAACCTTTGAAGAAATGCAAACTCTGATTGCTCAGATCAGTGCAGTGGTAAACTCGCGGCCATTAGGCTACTCACCTGACACTGACCTTACCTACTTGTCTCCGGCCCACTTTTTAATTGGACGCCCATTCACAACTGTTCCAGAGGCAGATCTGACTAATTTGCCGATCAATCGTCTGGACTATTGGCAGGACTTGCAATCGATGTATCAAAGGTTTTGGAAACGCTGGAATCAAGAGTATTTAACATCACTAGAGCAACGTCAAAAGTGGAGCAACAAGGAACGCAACATCGTTGTAGACAATGTAGTTCTCGTCAAGGACTCAAATCTCCCTCCAGTAGCTTGGATACTAGCCAGTGTAGTGGAAGCTCATCCTGGACCAGATGGAATTGCACGTGCTGTAAAACTTAAGACGTCTACTGGAGAGATGACCCAGCCCATCACCAAGTTAGCTGTACTGCCTAGTTCTGAATCATTTTTTTTAGGGCGGCCCGGGATGTTGATGAACACATTGCAGccgttatttaattttgaatcttGGTCTATCTTTGGAACACCAACTTTGcgcattttaatatatattttggtgCTGCGTCACACTTTAGAGATTTTTAAGGACTTAGTGTTAAGACTACAACAGAACGCATCGGACACACAAACCATGTGAcaaatttaataattgaaatacagtccactcaaattgggaaataaaacgtttttattctaCACCATATCTTTGGTCCTTCTAGCCAAATTTAGTTACTGATTAACATGAATCAGTTTAAACTTTTGAAGGCAAGCATTACGCGTTTGCTA
Encoded here:
- the LOC139354695 gene encoding uncharacterized protein, producing MHTAIDIDASLRRFWELEDVNQEFHGKPEDDEVEQHFVKTHTRNSKGRYNVELPFKNSKEQFSDTLQRALTRFRGVERRLKKDPNLHSQYVQFMRDYLQLGHMRELSPEDIDKKPNYYLPHHPVIAQKLRVVFDGSFKDTNGRSLNETLHIGPSILRNLFSICMRFRMFKFVFSANIVEMYRQSWVAANHCGYQRIVWREDETNPIKHSSCAPFLAVRVLDQLAHDHQHDFPTAAKILKEQF
- the LOC139354696 gene encoding uncharacterized protein, producing MLTLEEIQAARILCLQEAQKCFMEDRKLLTENKPLHSRSQLVKLSPVMCKNCLLRVGGRPADVKHPILLPKSNRITRMILIVRQKYWIFGARNLISNLVRNCIKCFRQLNLTEHQFMADLPCIRITEALPFQHSVCDYAGPFILKKKERAQSPKS